Proteins co-encoded in one Eremothecium sinecaudum strain ATCC 58844 chromosome VI, complete sequence genomic window:
- the PFK26 gene encoding 6-phosphofructo-2-kinase (Syntenic homolog of Ashbya gossypii ADL237C; Syntenic homolog of Saccharomyces cerevisiae YIL107C (PFK26)), which yields MMFKTVTYTEEALLTDTDSDVEPCDLGHSNDRKNDISPKSEITNQPHLNASPSRDNRGRLNLPKFNRRPLSDTPIVSRWASPLSSTDSSTEGTPSASPNRSVTELGQLVEEDEEKDEEDDAVVQPVVSTGVKPSKRATTIDVPGLTRSKTSPDGIISKDDPGSKLVIVMVGMPAAGKSFITNKLSRFLNYSFYYCKVFNVGNTRREYAKTHEMSEQDSKFFDSRNPEANALRDKWAMDTLDELLDYLLDGPGSVAIFDATNSTKHRRKMICDKIRSRNSQLNVLFLESICTDKATVEKNIRLKLLGPDYKGKDPVASLRDFKDRLANYLKAYEPVEDSEDIQYIKMVDVGKKIISYNIQGFLASQTVYYLLNFNLAERQIWITRNGESESNILGRIGGDSKLTERGRKYAKALAKFIDAQRIKFNEQEYNQHKKHNDSDEEYVPNSFFVWTSMLGRSIDTAAHFNEDVYPIKQMRMLDELSAGDCEGMTYEEVHDKYPAEFEERLKDKLRYRYPGIGGESYMDVINRLRPVITEVERITDNVLIITHRVVARVLLGYFLNLSRDIIANLDIPLHSVYCLEPKPYGINWSLYEYDEEKDDFFMVPHTQLNTTKVKELGLVHNERRYSIVPTAPLSASADVIPRSKSDSVNTAMISTGIPSVATSVSSGGSSISQRGPPPLRHSIAYMTRPSKLARSKSDNLAKMSRNHTIKPPYGNSGIELSKLHEKLVGLQENGRALRKGSNMEDEDSHGYDDDDDEHDDSTNDDHDGTSDQVDNDQSKTTDDRDEKNANN from the coding sequence ATGATGTTCAAGACTGTGACATATACTGAAGAAGCTTTGCTAACGGATACAGATTCAGATGTCGAACCATGTGATTTAGGACATTCAAATGATAGAAAGAATGACATTAGTCCTAAGTCTGAAATAACAAACCAACCCCATTTGAATGCTAGTCCGTCGCGTGACAACCGGGGGCGTCTAAATTTACCGAAATTTAACCGAAGACCATTGAGTGATACACCAATTGTGTCTCGCTGGGCTTCTCCTTTAAGTTCGACTGATTCTTCTACTGAGGGGACCCCAAGCGCATCTCCTAATCGAAGCGTGACGGAATTAGGTCAATTGGTGGAGGAGGACGAAGAAAaagatgaggaagatgatGCGGTAGTGCAACCAGTTGTATCGACTGGTGTTAAACCTTCAAAGCGTGCAACCACTATAGATGTGCCTGGTTTAACAAGGTCGAAAACTTCACCTGATGGCATTATTTCTAAGGATGATCCAGGGTCGAAACTGGTTATAGTGATGGTGGGAATGCCGGCTGCAGGCAAATCCTTTATCACTAATAAGCTCTCTAGGTTTTTGAATTATTCGTTTTATTAttgtaaagtttttaatGTGGGAAATACTCGCCGTGAGTACGCGAAGACTCATGAGATGTCGGAGCAAGATTCAAAGTTTTTTGATTCCAGAAACCCGGAGGCCAATGCTTTGAGAGACAAATGGGCGATGGACACTTTGGATGAGTTGTTGGACTATTTATTAGATGGGCCTGGTTCCGTTGCTATTTTTGATGCCACCAATTCGACAAAACATAGAAGAAAGATGATCTGTGATAAAATTAGGAGTCGTAATTCGCAGCTCAATGTGTTGTTTTTAGAGAGTATTTGCACGGACAAGGCAACTGTAGAGAAGAACATAAGGTTGAAACTGCTTGGTCCAGATTATAAAGGGAAGGATCCAGTTGCTTCACTAAGAGATTTTAAGGATAGATTGGCTAATTACCTAAAGGCTTACGAGCCGGTGGAAGATTCTGAGGATATTCAGTATATTAAAATGGTTGATGTCGGAAAGAAAATTATATCATATAATATACAAGGGTTCTTGGCTTCCCAGACTGTATATTATTTACTAAACTTCAATCTTGCTGAGAGGCAAATATGGATTACCAGAAATGGAGAAAGTGAATCCAACATACTTGGTCGCATTGGTGGTGATTCTAAACTAACTGAGCGTGGTCGTAAATACGCAAAGGCCTTGGCAAAGTTTATCGATGCGCAAAGAATCAAGTTTAACGAACAGGAATATAATCAGCACAAAAAGCACAATGATAGCGACGAAGAATACGTTCCTAATTCTTTCTTTGTTTGGACTTCAATGTTGGGTCGATCTATCGACACTGCGGCACACTTTAATGAGGATGTCTACCCTATTAAACAGATGCGTATGTTGGATGAGTTAAGTGCGGGTGATTGCGAGGGAATGACGTACGAAGAAGTGCACGATAAATATCCTGCCgaatttgaagaaagaCTTAAGGATAAACTGAGATATCGGTATCCAGGAATCGGAGGAGAATCTTACATGGATGTGATTAATAGATTACGCCCCGTTATAACTGAGGTCGAGCGGATAACAGATAATGTTCTTATAATAACACATAGGGTTGTTGCTAGGGTTTTATTGGgttattttttaaatttaaGCCGTGATATTATTGCGAACCTTGATATACCCCTTCACAGTGTTTATTGCCTAGAGCCCAAACCTTATGGTATTAACTGGTCCTTATACGAATACGACGAAGAAAAAGATGACTTTTTTATGGTACCGCATACTCAACTGAATACAACTAAGGTTAAGGAGCTTGGTTTGGTGCACAACGAAAGACGATATTCAATAGTGCCGACTGCACCTTTATCAGCTTCTGCCGACGTTATACCTCGTAGTAAAAGCGACTCAGTTAATACTGCCATGATTTCTACTGGAATCCCATCAGTCGCTACATCAGTGTCTTCCGGTGGAAGTTCTATTTCTCAAAGAGGTCCACCTCCCTTAAGGCATTCGATTGCATATATGACTCGTCCTAGCAAGCTTGCTCGCTCCAAATCAGATAATCTCGCAAAAATGTCTAGAAATCATACCATTAAGCCGCCATATGGCAACAGTGGTATTGAATTAAGTAAATTGCATGAAAAATTGGTTGGATTGCAGGAGAACGGTCGAGCATTAAGGAAGGGAAGCAACATGGAAGATGAAGACAGTCATGGatatgatgatgatgatgatgaacATGATGATTCTACAAATGACGATCATGATGGGACAAGCGATCAAGTTGATAATGATCAAAGCAAAACTACTGACGATCGTGATGAAAAAAATGCAAATAATTAG
- a CDS encoding putative metalloendopeptidase (Syntenic homolog of Ashbya gossypii ADL238W; Syntenic homolog of Saccharomyces cerevisiae YIL108W) has translation MSGIELYNLTNGSEVYSPALIIHGRCHSPKARYIDVLHNSLPSLRYEVNAQGFKALVHMVRGQNVLTFVTSENEQLSISTVYAPQMSNPPIHLCILVGRDSPLEFDSPATQKAKEGGNGLELAIAKLRCGARLMQAFTNEQLLRSGFGHRCFRFVEEGVQDTLFRIPEQRETIKIHVLRSRLTTAEIRDPNIAQQNEKATNRAGLFGVAMDALRDYGGVFSNPNETAQAAVLFLDSHWDPKLKLIRGHAALGGGDSKIKLAIFGSHGLYSWPKTIEDVPMYFTDTTPISPNEVANDCNECGTHWECLTVTLGAFMHEIGHLLGCPHQENGVMLRDYVRLNRSFLTREAYCTRTRNHGAAPPIFPVEECTWHRLDLIRFLFHPSFTIPSDYKDPAFMKPGKLGNSPYPRSSFYPLGNGQGMITSMSGIYCIELVCDDIACSHLEYLPQSVGGIGTQREVLVTLDELRAKLPPTKLAKHRNTFKLKVHSVNAEPAEFSNFPKLVESSFISLAQYGYPPHVSGVKSSLLGSDTRGQDIGIIPVNMDNVNRVRVYHGGALDGVRFYFREEHATLQPSPNKYLSRFKESVSSFKPPNSNEAVLFGRQTSNYTDFVLKEGEKVVGFNVKSGFWVDAIQVIASSGRASPMLGNAAGGGAGSLIPPQGSKILGLYGRVGQWVDSIGIIYGVI, from the coding sequence ATGTCTGGAATTGAGTTGTACAATTTAACTAATGGGAGTGAAGTATATTCTCCCGCGTTGATTATCCATGGCAGGTGCCATTCCCCTAAAGCAAGATATATTGATGTGCTGCATAATTCTTTGCCAAGCTTGCGCTATGAGGTTAATGCGCAAGGGTTTAAGGCGCTGGTTCATATGGTTAGGGGTCAAAATGTACTGACTTTTGTTACAAGTGAGAATGAGCAGTTAAGCATTTCAACTGTATATGCTCCGCAAATGTCTAATCCACCTATTCATCTTTGTATTCTAGTTGGGAGAGATTCCCCACTGGAGTTTGATTCTCCAGCAACTCAAAAGGCAAAGGAAGGCGGGAATGGTTTGGAATTGGCCATTGCAAAGTTGCGGTGCGGTGCTCGGTTGATGCAGGCATTTACCAATGAGCAGCTTTTGCGTAGTGGGTTTGGTCATCGATGCTTCCGCTTTGTCGAAGAAGGTGTACAAGATACATTATTCAGAATACCAGAACAGCGTGAAACAATTAAAATTCATGTTTTGCGGTCAAGATTAACCACTGCAGAGATTAGGGATCCCAATATAGCCCAGCAAAACGAAAAGGCTACAAATAGGGCCGGGCTATTCGGAGTTGCAATGGATGCTCTCAGAGATTACGGTGGAGTTTTTTCGAATCCGAATGAGACAGCTCAAGCGGCGGTGTTGTTCTTGGATTCTCATTGGGACCCTAAATTGAAGTTAATTAGGGGCCATGCTGCATTGGGCGGCGGTGATTCGAAGATTAAGCTCGCCATATTTGGCTCACATGGATTGTATTCTTGGCCGAAAACTATTGAAGATGTTCCTATGTACTTTACAGATACGACTCCTATTAGTCCAAATGAGGTAGCTAACGACTGTAACGAGTGCGGCACCCATTGGGAGTGTCTAACTGTGACTCTAGGAGCATTCATGCATGAAATCGGCCACTTATTGGGCTGCCCTCATCAAGAGAACGGCGTGATGCTTCGTGATTACGTTAGATTGAACAGGTCTTTCTTGACCAGGGAGGCGTATTGTACAAGGACTAGAAACCATGGTGCAGCACCCCCGATTTTCCCCGTTGAGGAATGTACGTGGCATAGACTAGATCTAATAAGGTTTCTCTTCCATCCCTCGTTTACAATCCCTTCAGACTACAAAGACCCGGCTTTTATGAAACCAGGCAAGCTGGGCAACTCTCCATATCCAAGATCAAGTTTTTACCCCTTAGGAAATGGACAAGGCATGATAACTAGTATGTCTGGTATTTATTGTATTGAGTTGGTTTGTGATGATATCGCTTGTTCTCACTTAGAATACTTACCGCAATCCGTGGGCGGAATTGGTACACAACGCGAGGTTTTAGTTACGCTTGATGAATTAAGAGCGAAATTACCGCCAACTAAACTTGCGAAACATCGTAATACATTTAAGCTAAAGGTTCATTCAGTAAATGCCGAACCGGCTGAATTTTCCAACTTCCCAAAGTTAGTGGAATCTAGCTTCATATCGCTAGCCCAATATGGCTACCCACCGCATGTAAGTGGAGTGAAATCATCACTTTTAGGAAGCGATACTAGGGGACAAGATATTGGGATTATTCCAGTTAATATGGATAATGTAAACAGAGTTCGTGTTTATCATGGTGGTGCCCTTGATGGAGTGAGGTTTTATTTCCGAGAAGAGCATGCAACACTTCAACCATCTCCGAACAAATACTTGAGTAGATTTAAAGAGTCTGTCTCATCTTTTAAACCACCAAACAGCAATGAGGCTGTATTATTTGGCCGTCAGACATCTAATTACACGGATTTTGTTTTAAAGGAGGGCGAGAAAGTAGTCGGTTTTAATGTAAAAAGCGGCTTTTGGGTAGATGCAATTCAGGTTATAGCAAGTTCCGGTAGGGCAAGTCCGATGTTAGGAAACGCAGCAGGAGGTGGTGCAGGTTCACTGATCCCACCACAAGGTAGCAAAATCTTAGGTTTATACGGTAGAGTTGGCCAATGGGTGGATAGTATCGGTATTATATATGGGGTTATTTAA
- the SEC24 gene encoding COPII subunit SEC24 (Syntenic homolog of Ashbya gossypii ADL239C; Syntenic homolog of Saccharomyces cerevisiae YIL109C (SEC24) and YNL049C (SFB2)) produces MSHHKKRVYPQAQFQYGNQPAEPTSGVPAGQVQQGAQQQLFTPAQQLHHQIDQATTAMGGMQLHNVPVVDPNTFYQAGVASPPAVQQPVDSSQYNEQSFGYPVAMGKPMNQLYPIDLFQELPPPITDLSLPPPPLLVPPERIVVPSEDSNVSPDYLRCTLNALPKSSSLLKKSKLPLAMVIRPYLHLDDRVDPPPLNTDGCIVRCRRCRSYINPFVTFLEGGRRWRCNFCNLANDVPQAFDMDMQGVPINRYERNEIQHAVVEYLAPKEYAIRQPPPSCYAFIFDVSQNAIKNGLLSTAARTLLECLDTLPNHDERTRITILAVDHTIHYFSIPLDEEGDHIRMMDVVDLDEPFLPMPDTMFVSLKECRNNLEKLLNQIPDVFQVNILPKFALGPALKAAHNLIKGIGGKIIVVSSTLPNTGVGKLNKRNEASVANTSKEASQLLSCGDSFYKNFTIDCNKTQVTIDLFLASDEYLDVVSVSNLPRYTGGQTHFYPGFNAANLIDVTKFTKEFSKHINMDLSMEAVMRARGSTGLRMSRFYGHFFNRSSDLCAFSTFPRDQSYVFEVSIDEQIVRDYAYLQIALLLSQNTGQRRIRVITVCLPTTDNLAEVYASADQLAITVYYAQKGIEKVMSSSLEEAREYLDKSVQDVLATYKKEIAMSNTAGGAPLRLCANLRMWPLLMHSLTKHMAFRPGIIPADHRAAALNALESLPLPHFIKYIYPSVYSLHDMPDEAGSPGENGEIVLPQPINATSSLFERYGLYLIDTGMDMFLWLGGDAVPELVMDVFGTQDIMQIQVGKGELPIIENSEFSARVRNVIAKLREHDDIITYETLHIVRGASPSEPMNHASAREVASLRLWASSQLVEDKVQSSFTYREFLQSMKTKISK; encoded by the coding sequence ATGTCTCACCACAAAAAACGTGTATATCCGCAAGCCCAATTCCAATATGGAAATCAGCCTGCGGAACCGACTAGCGGGGTTCCGGCTGGACAAGTACAACAGGGAGCCCAACAGCAACTGTTTACTCCTGCACAGCAGCTTCATCATCAGATAGATCAGGCCACTACTGCGATGGGCGGCATGCAATTGCATAATGTACCAGTGGTTGATCCGAACACGTTCTATCAGGCAGGAGTTGCATCACCTCCTGCGGTTCAACAACCAGTGGACAGTTCACAATATAACGAGCAGTCATTTGGGTATCCTGTTGCTATGGGTAAGCCGATGAATCAATTGTACCCAATTGACTTATTCCAGGAATTGCCGCCCCCGATTACAGATCTTTCCCTTCCTCCTCCACCGTTGCTTGTTCCACCAGAAAGGATCGTAGTTCCATCAGAAGACTCCAATGTATCTCCGGACTACTTAAGGTGCACTTTGAACGCGTTGCCAAAAAGTAGTTCTCTGTTAAAAAAATCTAAGTTGCCATTGGCAATGGTCATCAGGCCTTATTTGCATTTGGATGACCGTGTTGACCCTCCACCATTGAATACGGATGGTTGTATTGTTCGTTGTAGACGTTGTCGTTCATATATCAATCCTTTTGTCACATTTTTGGAGGGCGGAAGACGTTGGAGATGTAATTTCTGTAACCTTGCAAATGATGTGCCCCAGGCATTTGATATGGATATGCAAGGCGTGCCAATCAATCGGTACGAAAGAAATGAGATACAACATGCTGTTGTTGAGTACTTGGCTCCAAAAGAATATGCTATTAGACAGCCCCCACCATCCTGTTATGCATTTATTTTTGACGTTTCTCAAAATGCTATAAAGAACGGATTGTTATCTACCGCTGCGAGGACCTTGCTTGAATGCTTGGATACATTGCCTAACCATGATGAAAGAACTCGTATCACTATATTGGCAGTTGATCATACGATCCATTACTTTTCTATTCCATTggatgaagaaggtgaCCATATTAGAATGATGGATGTAGTGGATCTAGATGAACCTTTCTTACCAATGCCAGATACTATGTTTGTATCTCTAAAGGAGTGCAGAAATAACTTAGAGAAATTGCTGAACCAAATTCCAGATGTATTTCAAGTGAACATTTTACCTAAATTTGCGTTGGGACCTGCATTAAAAGCTGCCCATAATTTGATCAAGGGTATTGGTGGTAAAATTATTGTTGTTTCTTCAACATTGCCCAACACTGGGGTTGGTAAATTGAATAAAAGAAATGAAGCAAGTGTTGCAAATACCAGTAAGGAAGCCAGTCAGTTATTAAGTTGTGGTGATTCCTTCTACAAAAACTTCACCATTGATTGTAATAAGACACAAGTTACCATTGATTTATTCTTGGCATCTGATGAATATTTAGATGTCGTATCGGTTTCTAATCTTCCAAGATACACCGGTGGTCAGACTCATTTCTACCCTGGATTTAATGCTGCAAATTTAATTGACGTCACCAAATTTACAAAAGAGTTCTCAAAACATATCAATATGGATTTGTCAATGGAAGCTGTCATGAGAGCTCGTGGTTCTACTGGTTTGAGAATGAGTCGTTTTTACGGCCACTTCTTTAATAGATCGTCAGACTTATGTGCTTTCTCCACTTTCCCAAGAGATCAATCATATGTTTTTGAAGTTTCTATTGATGAGCAGATAGTACGCGATTACGCATACCTCCAAATTGCTCTCCTTTTGTCTCAGAATACTGGCCAGCGTAGAATCAGAGTCATTACCGTTTGTTTACCAACTACGGATAACTTAGCCGAGGTTTACGCATCGGCAGATCAGCTGGCAATAACCGTTTATTATGCTCAAAAAGGTATCGAAAAGGTAATGAGTTCATCCCTTGAAGAAGCTAGAGAATATTTGGATAAATCGGTTCAGGATGTTTTAGCGACGTACAAAAAAGAGATCGCCATGTCCAACACAGCTGGTGGCGCCCCATTAAGGCTTTGTGCTAATTTACGGATGTGGCCATTGTTAATGCACTCATTAACAAAGCACATGGCGTTCAGGCCGGGTATAATCCCAGCAGATCATCGTGCCGCTGCACTGAATGCATTAGAATCTCTACCTCTTCCACACTTTATCAAATACATATATCCAAGCGTCTACTCCTTACATGATATGCCAGATGAGGCTGGTTCGCCAGGAGAAAACGGTGAGATTGTCTTACCACAACCTATTAATGCCACTTCGTCCCTATTTGAGAGATACGGTTTATATTTGATTGACACTGGAATGGATATGTTCTTATGGCTAGGAGGTGACGCCGTTCCAGAATTGGTGATGGACGTCTTTGGGACACAAGATATAATGCAAATCCAAGTTGGGAAAGGTGAACTTCCTATCATAGAAAACTCTGAGTTTAGTGCTAGAGTAAGAAATGTGATTGCTAAGCTAAGAGAACATGATGATATTATCACCTATGAAACTCTACATATTGTTAGAGGCGCATCCCCAAGCGAGCCAATGAACCATGCTTCTGCTAGAGAAGTAGCATCACTAAGGTTATGGGCTAGCAGCCAATTGGTAGAGGACAAAGTCCAAAGCAGCTTTACTTACCGTGAGTTCTTGCAAAGCATGAAAACCAAAATAAGTAAGTGA
- a CDS encoding uncharacterized protein (Syntenic homolog of Ashbya gossypii ADL240C; Syntenic homolog of Saccharomyces cerevisiae YNL050C; 1-intron in Ashbya gossypii): MQDQQIVRREDIFNNGCDEQDELENSPILPDIDFQLVEVNSDKVEGEKVEDIENAEQEFEFPLFSFGHSEFGSNEDNAGANNGGNGGDINDRKLIKISLREPEPEQTINERPKSYYVAEYTVEQKNQFKTAALEYGFIIEESLKDMRVSSAYSSKYRGKLLDLSVYNRKIEEEKQREERLKKRRPGKKQRLARKMGKQHEEERAHRASEIKKMIKKRFHKRGGKKNKKKGSAGVEKPKFRTE, translated from the exons ATGCAAGATCAGCAAAT AGTTCGTAGGGAAGATATATTCAACAATGGTTGCGATGAGCAAGATGAACTCGAAAATAGTCCGATACTGCCCGATATAGACTTCCAACTAGTTGAGGTTAATAGCGATAAAGTTGAAGGTGAAAAAGTTGAAGACATCGAAAATGCCGAACAAGAGTTTGAATTTCCTTTATTTTCTTTTGGTCATAGTGAATTTGGCAGTAATGAAGACAATGCAGGTGCAAATAATGGAGGAAATGGCGGTGATATTAATGACAGGAAGTTAATAAAAATCAGTTTGAGAGAGCCCGAACCTGAGCAAACTATTAATGAACGTCCGAAAAGCTACTATGTAGCTGAGTATACAGTAGAACAGAAAAACCAATTTAAAACTGCGGCATTAGAATATGGTTTCATAATAGAGGAGTCCTTAAAGGACATGAGAGTCTCGTCAGCATACTCATCAAAGTATCGTGGCAAGCTTCTAGATCTAAGCGTTTACAACAGAAAgattgaagaagaaaagcaGCGGGAAGAGAGATTAAAGAAAAGAAGACCCGGGAAGAAGCAGCGATTGGCCAGGAAAATGGGCAAACAGCATGAAGAAGAGAGGGCACATAGGGCTTCAGAGATTAAGAAGATGATTAAGAAGAGGTTTCACAAGCGTGGTGGTAAGAAGAATAAAAAGAAGGGTTCAGCCGGAGTTGAAAAACCCAAGTTTAGGACAGAATGA
- the COG5 gene encoding Golgi transport complex subunit COG5 (Syntenic homolog of Ashbya gossypii ADL241W; Syntenic homolog of Saccharomyces cerevisiae YNL051W (COG5)), producing MSAETEFEDFESLLEPNFNPTQYASELLRAINNDRNANDLDIITPLKKITYEIDEVNSRTEKILKESPIKVLEQLDKRNSAKDKVSSTLKPSLDYLSMSYERLNTEILKPYESALVLQSALGKIHETSALLRNALIYLHMAAQIEASTLEVDNPESMARLTALCSQLRMNIDQNPNLNSLNIIKKFENGVLKEKRLKLASHASQALIKLCASSRTIEHNADPIKSLALTLYINSPKEFSSTLDRIALAKIQVTNQVLAKTITSVRSLKIAMDDAAASGLLLLQLQGMLESVQLENSTLLQEYLSQKKYNSITTNYWVQVANAFQKQFEISYRRGGPVGKSLQANSQFIKQSITECMQKSASDESYKEYLNIMLSSVSILDNEKR from the coding sequence ATGAGTGCTGAAACTGAGTTTGAAGACTTTGAGAGTCTATTAGAACCCAACTTTAATCCTACACAATATGCAAGTGAGCTATTAAGGGCCATTAATAACGACCGGAACGCTAATGACTTGGATATAATTACACCTCTAAAGAAGATTACTTATGAGATAGATGAAGTCAATAGTAGGACCGAAAAGATACTCAAAGAAAGCCCAATAAAAGTTTTAGAGCAGCTTGACAAAAGAAACTCTGCAAAGGATAAAGTTAGTTCTACGTTGAAGCCAAGTTTGGACTACTTGTCGATGTCATATGAAAGATTAAATACAGAAATTTTGAAACCATATGAAAGTGCACTTGTATTACAGTCTGCATTGGGTAAAATCCACGAAACTTCGGCTCTTCTACGGAATGCCTTGATATACCTACATATGGCTGCTCAGATAGAAGCTTCCACGCTAGAGGTCGATAATCCGGAAAGCATGGCTCGGTTGACCGCTCTATGTTCACAGCTAAGAATGAATATTGACCAAAATCCAAACCTTAATTCATTGAATATAATTAAGAAGTTTGAGAATGGCGTGTTGAAGGAAAAACGGTTGAAATTAGCAAGTCATGCTTCACAAGCCCTTATTAAATTATGTGCCAGCAGCCGGACAATTGAGCACAATGCCGATCCTATTAAAAGTTTAGCCTTAACGCTGTATATTAATTCCCCTAAAGAATTCTCATCTACTCTGGACAGAATCGCATTGGCCAAGATACAAGTGACGAATCAAGTTTTAGCCAAAACCATCACATCGGTAAGGAGCCTAAAAATTGCAATGGATGATGCTGCGGCTAGTGGATTGTTGCTGCTTCAGCTACAAGGTATGTTAGAATCTGTACAACTAGAAAACTCAACGCTTCTACAGGAGTATTTATCACAGAAGAAGTATAACTCCATTACGACCAATTACTGGGTTCAAGTAGCCAATGCCTTTCAGAAACAATTCGAAATTTCATATCGTAGAGGTGGTCCTGTGGGCAAATCCTTGCAGGCCAATTCCCAATTTATAAAACAATCGATTACTGAGTGCATGCAGAAAAGTGCCTCTGATGAAAGTTATAAAGAGTACTTAAACATTATGCTAAGTTCGGTATCTATTCTGGACAATGAAAAGAGATAA
- the HPM1 gene encoding protein-histidine N-methyltransferase (Syntenic homolog of Ashbya gossypii ADL242W; Syntenic homolog of Saccharomyces cerevisiae YIL110W (HPM1)) yields the protein MSFSFGFTNNELSDDELVDTDTKSNLNTINSVPDGLHNELPLYAEWLTSPDIAQPKIISLNELLDSLRGVRLTFEVMFTPNKNVRLYRRELFDVKHQLMSEATDVYEANTSNTELEILMGDTNEDLRKNVYEGGLKCWECSIDLVDHLALGSSASGKSIIELGCGTALPAQYLFSSYLSSDDRNGLRILLSDYNDSVLRLVTLPNLIVSWAKHVLSEEQWASLQRMQNEDTPVHADELLLTDEVLAAFKKDMENRRIELSFVSGTWSIAFVNLLREHQWSPSKDLVILTSETIYQPDTLPIIADLILELMSTNKAQSQSVIAYVAAKDIYFGVGGSIIEFEHYVREQIHKNGIALKMTSSKVNTGLKRSIVTLE from the coding sequence ATGTCGTTTTCCTTTGGCTTCACCAATAATGAGTTGAGTGACGATGAGTTGGTTGATACTGATACCAAGTCAAACTTGAATACGATAAATAGTGTTCCAGATGGTCTACATAATGAATTGCCATTGTATGCTGAATGGCTAACATCACCAGACATCGCACAACCAAAAATAATATCCCTAAATGAACTTTTGGATTCTCTCAGAGGTGTTAGATTAACTTTTGAAGTAATGTTCACCCCAAACAAGAATGTAAGGTTATATAGAAGAGAACTGTTCGATGTAAAGCACCAGTTGATGTCTGAAGCTACAGATGTCTATGAAGCCAACACTTCCAACACTGAGCTGGAAATCCTAATGGGAGATACAAATGAAGATTTAAGAAAAAATGTCTATGAAGGCGGTCTCAAATGTTGGGAATGCTCCATAGATCTGGTAGACCACTTGGCCTTAGGATCATCAGCCTCAGGTAAATCTATCATAGAGCTAGGTTGTGGAACAGCTTTACCAGCACAGTACTTGTTTTCCTCCTACTTGTCTAGCGATGACAGAAATGGGCTTAGAATCCTTTTGAGTGACTACAACGACTCTGTACTTCGACTAGTTACTTTACCAAATCTGATTGTTTCCTGGGCGAAACATGTCTTAAGCGAGGAACAGTGGGCATCACTTCAACGGATGCAAAATGAAGATACACCAGTTCATGCGGACGAGTTACTTCTAACCGATGAAGTCCTTGCAGCATTCAAAAAGGACATGGAAAATAGGAGAATTGAGCTTTCCTTCGTTTCTGGAACCTGGTCTATTGCTTTTGTTAACCTATTACGAGAACACCAATGGTCGCCATCAAAAGATCTTGTAATATTGACATCAGAGACGATATATCAACCTGATACGCTGCCTATAATTGCCGATCTAATACTTGAGCTTATGTCAACGAATAAAGCACAATCTCAATCTGTTATTGCATATGTTGCTGCTAAAGATATTTATTTCGGCGTTGGAGGTAGCATTATTGAATTTGAACATTATGTGAGGGAGCAGATACATAAGAACGGGATAGCTCTTAAAATGACCTCCAGTAAGGTTAATACAGGGCTCAAGAGATCTATAGTAACATTAGAATAG